From a region of the Podarcis muralis chromosome 16, rPodMur119.hap1.1, whole genome shotgun sequence genome:
- the SF3B4 gene encoding splicing factor 3B subunit 4 codes for MAAGPISERNQDATVYVGGLDEKVSEPLLWELFLQAGPVVNTHMPKDRVTGQHQGYGFVEFLSEEDADYAIKIMNMIKLYGKPIRVNKASAHNKNLDVGANIFIGNLDPEIDEKLLYDTFSAFGVILQTPKIMRDPDTGNSKGYAFINFASFDASDAAIEAMNGQYLCNRPITVSYAFKKDSKGERHGSAAERLLAAQNPLSQADRPHQLFADAPPPPSVPTPVVTTLGPGVTPPGIPPPGSFPPPVPPPGAMPPGMPPAMPPPPMPPGAGAPGPPSGGAPGGAHPPHPHPFPPGGMHPGMPQMQVHHGMPGMGPHHPGPPGAGGQPPPRPPPGMPHPGPPPMGMPPRGPHFGSPMGHPGPMPPHGMRGPPPLMPPHGYNGPPRPPPYGYQRIPLPPRPTQRPMVPPRGPMRGPMPP; via the exons ATGGCGGCTGGGCCCATCTCTGAGAGGAACCAAG ATGCCACTGTGTACGTTGGAGGCCTTGACGAAAAGGTCAGCGAACCTCTCCTGTGGGAGCTGTTCCTCCAGGCAGGTCCGGTCGTCAACACCCACATGCCCAAAGACAGAGTCACTGGCCAGCATCAAG GCTATGGGTTTGTGGAGTTCCTTAGCGAGGAGGATGCCGACTACGCCATCAAGATCATGAACATGATCAAGCTGTACGGGAAGCCGATCCGGGTGAACAAGGCCTCGGCCCACAACAAGAACCTGGACGTGGGCGCCAACATCTTCATCGGCAACCTGGACCCGGAGATTGACGAGAAGCTCCTCTACGACACGTTCAGCGCCTTCGGGGTCATCCTCCAGACCCCCAAGATCATGCGCGACCCGGACACGGGCAACTCCAAGGGGTACGCCTTCATCAACTTTGCCAGCTTCGACGCCTCCGACGCCGCCATCGAGGCCATGAACGGACAGTACCTGTGCAACCGCCCCATCACCGTCTCCTACGCCTTCAAGAAGGACTCCAAGGGTGAGAGGCACGGCTCGGCGGCCGAGCGCCTCCTGGCCGCCCAGAACCCCCTCTCGCAGGCCGACCGGCCCCACCAGCTCTTCGCCGACGCCCCTCCCCCGCCCTCGGTGCCCACCCCGGTCGTCACCACCTTGGGGCCAGGCGTCACCCCGCCAG GCATCCCGCCACCTGGGTCGTTCCCTCCGCCAGTGCCGCCACCAGGAGCCATGCCCCCGGGGATGCCGCCAGCCATGCCGCCCCCACCCATGCCGCCTGGCGCCGGTGCCCCAGGACCGCCTTCCGGAGGTGCTCCTGGAGGGGCACACCCTCCCCACCCGCATCCTTTCCCTCCAGGTGGGATGCATCCAG GAATGCCGCAGATGCAGGTACATCACGGGATGCCTGGGATGGGCCCTCATCACCCAGGACCACCGGGGGCAGGAGGCCAGCCGCCCCCCCGCCCTCCCCCAGGCATGCCCCACCCTGGACCCCCGCCCATGGGCATGCCGCCCCGGGGCCCTCACTTTGGATCGCCGATGG gTCATCCAGGCCCCATGCCCCCACACGGGATGCGTGGGCCGCCTCCCTTGATGCCGCCCCACGGATACAACGGGCCCCCTCGGCCCCCGCCCTACGGCTACCAGCGCATCCCTCTCCCCCCTCGGCCCACCCAGAGACCCATGGTGCCGCCCCGAGGGCCCATGCGGGGGCCCATGCCCCCCTAA